Proteins from a single region of Gordonia hongkongensis:
- a CDS encoding EthD domain-containing protein — protein MTSSKVIVAIRGDGPSRTDADDLVERCMAAGATRVQVNLSDDAVSGAMRIDELDPPIVAVLSFWAPDPDPVLAVVDDELDGPIAAWAVTARAPLNPDLPADGTRIDALSNVAFLRRPDELDHAEWLRRWLDDHTQVAIDTQATFGYVQNIVERPLTEDIPPVAAIVEELFPMAAVSDIHAFYGSGGDQLELERRMTLMLESVSRFGADRHLDVVPTSRYDFDLSRSRT, from the coding sequence ATGACGAGTTCCAAGGTGATCGTCGCCATCCGGGGCGACGGGCCGAGCCGCACCGACGCCGACGATCTCGTCGAGCGCTGTATGGCAGCGGGGGCAACGCGCGTGCAGGTCAACCTCAGCGACGACGCGGTCTCCGGGGCCATGCGCATCGACGAACTCGACCCGCCCATCGTCGCGGTGCTGTCCTTCTGGGCGCCCGACCCCGACCCGGTCCTTGCCGTCGTCGATGACGAACTCGACGGTCCGATCGCTGCCTGGGCGGTCACCGCGCGGGCGCCGCTCAATCCGGACCTGCCCGCGGACGGGACGCGGATCGACGCCCTGTCCAACGTCGCGTTCCTGCGGCGACCCGACGAACTCGACCACGCCGAGTGGTTGCGCCGCTGGTTGGACGATCACACCCAGGTCGCCATCGACACCCAGGCCACGTTCGGTTACGTCCAGAACATCGTCGAACGACCGTTGACCGAGGACATCCCGCCGGTCGCGGCCATCGTCGAGGAACTGTTCCCGATGGCGGCGGTCAGCGACATCCACGCGTTCTACGGAAGCGGCGGTGATCAGCTGGAACTCGAGCGCCGGATGACCCTGATGCTCGAGAGCGTGTCCCGCTTCGGCGCGGACCGCCACCTCGACGTGGTGCCGACCTCGCGCTACGACTTCGACCTCAGCCGGTCGCGAACCTGA
- a CDS encoding helix-turn-helix domain-containing protein: MTDDPLIRNQSGTARERPVDQSVEELELETAIAHNVRRLRRQQGLSVGDMATRVGISKAMLSKIENAQTSCSLSTLARLANGFDVSVTSLFRGAEMERSAVFVKAGEGSEIVREGSREGHEYELLGSLRGEHKRLECLLVTLTEKSVTQPLFQHAGTEFLYVLEGVMDYAHSRSVYRMHPGDSLQIDGEGAHGPVELVELPVRFLSVIAFPDSAV, translated from the coding sequence GTGACGGACGACCCATTGATCCGGAATCAGTCCGGCACCGCGCGAGAGAGACCTGTCGACCAGTCGGTCGAGGAGCTGGAGCTCGAGACGGCGATCGCGCACAACGTGCGTCGCCTGCGACGTCAGCAGGGACTGTCGGTGGGAGACATGGCCACTCGCGTCGGCATCTCCAAGGCGATGCTGTCGAAGATCGAGAACGCCCAGACCTCGTGCAGTCTCAGCACGCTCGCCCGCCTGGCCAACGGCTTCGACGTGTCGGTCACCTCGCTGTTCCGCGGCGCCGAGATGGAGCGGTCGGCGGTGTTCGTCAAAGCGGGCGAGGGCTCGGAGATCGTGCGCGAGGGGTCCCGGGAGGGTCACGAGTACGAGCTGCTCGGGTCGCTGCGCGGTGAGCACAAACGCCTGGAATGTCTCCTCGTCACCTTGACGGAGAAGTCGGTGACCCAGCCGTTGTTCCAGCATGCGGGAACCGAGTTCCTGTACGTCCTCGAGGGCGTGATGGACTACGCCCACAGTCGCTCGGTGTACCGGATGCATCCAGGCGACTCGCTACAGATCGACGGCGAGGGCGCGCATGGACCCGTCGAACTCGTCGAGCTGCCGGTGCGCTTCCTGTCGGTGATCGCGTTCCCGGATTCGGCCGTGTGA
- a CDS encoding NAD(P)/FAD-dependent oxidoreductase — MSTETASVVIVGGGLEGVAAAWALGQRGITDVIVCERDTVGGGMTGKSSGIVRCHYGVGSLAAMAAVGLEVFEKAEEIFGSDIGFRQTGYVVGVGEPNVENMRKSLAAQRAVGVQTEEIDAADVAAMWPTADLEPFAAFGWEERGGYGDAYQTAQAFAASARATGIRIRQGTNVTGLIVDADRVTGVRLADGSTISADTVVVATGVWSKPFLAPYGVDIPIEVHREQIVMIHPGEDLGEVPVFSDLVSLQYVRPDVRGEILFGNSDLAALDIANPDDYRNRADSDFIDLTVDKVGTRFPGFTDPAITTSYAGCYDVTPDWNPIISSGPLDGLVLAAGFSGHGFKISPAVGRLIADLVVDGRSADPRIPESDFRFTRFAEGDLLTTRFPYVGAGEMR; from the coding sequence GTGAGCACCGAGACCGCCTCGGTCGTCATCGTCGGTGGCGGCCTCGAGGGCGTGGCGGCCGCCTGGGCCTTGGGACAACGCGGCATCACCGATGTGATCGTCTGCGAGCGGGACACCGTCGGCGGCGGGATGACGGGCAAGTCTTCGGGAATCGTGCGGTGCCACTACGGCGTCGGTTCGCTGGCGGCGATGGCCGCGGTCGGACTCGAGGTCTTCGAGAAGGCGGAGGAGATCTTCGGCTCCGACATCGGATTCCGTCAGACCGGATATGTCGTCGGCGTCGGCGAGCCGAATGTCGAGAACATGCGCAAGAGCCTCGCGGCGCAACGTGCGGTCGGCGTGCAGACCGAGGAGATCGACGCCGCCGATGTCGCCGCGATGTGGCCCACCGCCGACCTCGAACCCTTCGCGGCCTTCGGTTGGGAAGAGCGCGGCGGCTACGGGGACGCGTATCAGACCGCGCAGGCCTTCGCGGCCTCGGCGCGGGCAACAGGAATCCGAATTCGTCAGGGCACCAACGTCACCGGCCTAATCGTCGACGCCGACCGGGTGACGGGAGTCCGACTCGCGGACGGTTCGACGATCTCCGCGGACACCGTGGTCGTCGCCACCGGTGTCTGGTCCAAACCGTTCCTCGCGCCCTACGGGGTCGACATCCCGATCGAGGTGCACCGCGAACAGATCGTGATGATTCACCCCGGTGAGGACCTCGGCGAGGTGCCGGTCTTCTCCGACCTGGTGTCGCTGCAGTACGTCCGACCGGACGTCCGCGGCGAGATTCTGTTCGGCAACAGCGATCTCGCGGCGCTCGACATAGCGAATCCCGACGACTACCGGAACCGCGCGGACTCGGACTTCATCGACCTCACCGTCGACAAGGTCGGCACCCGGTTCCCCGGGTTCACCGATCCGGCGATCACCACGAGCTACGCCGGGTGTTACGACGTCACACCCGACTGGAATCCGATCATCTCCAGCGGACCACTGGACGGGCTCGTCCTGGCGGCCGGGTTCAGCGGCCATGGGTTCAAGATCTCGCCGGCGGTCGGCCGGTTGATCGCCGACCTCGTCGTCGACGGACGCAGCGCGGACCCGCGTATTCCGGAGTCGGACTTCCGGTTCACGCGGTTCGCCGAAGGCGACCTGCTGACGACGCGCTTCCCGTATGTGGGAGCCGGCGAGATGCGCTGA
- a CDS encoding FMN-binding glutamate synthase family protein, whose translation MTNNLSIEQRGLRESATFDRTTIAAIQRAAETGIYDIRGWGAKRKLPHFDDLLFLGASMSRYPLEGYRERCDTDVVLGSRNAKYPLHLSTPVTIAGMSFGALSAGAKEALGRGASEVGTSTTTGDGGMTPEERGQSKHLVYQYLPSRYGMNPDDLRKADAIEIVLGQGAKPGGGGMLLGQKISERVAGMRTLPQGIDQRSACRHPDWTGPDDLAIKINELREITDWEKPIYVKVGATRTYYDVKLAVHSGADVVVVDGMQGGTAATQDVFIEHVGIPTLAAIPQAVQALQELGVHREVQLIVSGGIRNGADVAKAMALGADAVAIGTAALIALGDNDPRYAAEYEALGSAAGFYDDFQDGRDPAGISTQDPELSARFDPVLGGKRLANFLRVMTMEAQTIARACGKAHLQHLEPEDLVAISIEASAMARVPLAGTSWIPGAGL comes from the coding sequence ATGACCAACAACCTGAGCATCGAACAGCGCGGCCTGCGTGAGTCGGCCACGTTCGACCGCACCACCATCGCCGCGATCCAGCGCGCGGCCGAGACCGGCATCTACGACATCCGTGGCTGGGGCGCCAAGCGCAAGCTGCCGCACTTCGACGATCTGCTGTTCCTCGGCGCATCGATGTCCCGGTACCCCCTCGAGGGTTATCGCGAGCGCTGCGACACCGACGTCGTCCTCGGCTCGCGAAATGCGAAGTACCCGTTGCATCTCTCCACCCCGGTGACGATCGCCGGGATGAGCTTCGGCGCGCTGTCGGCCGGGGCGAAGGAAGCGCTGGGGCGCGGCGCCTCGGAGGTCGGTACCTCCACCACCACCGGTGACGGCGGGATGACGCCCGAAGAGCGGGGTCAGTCCAAACACCTCGTCTACCAATATCTCCCGTCGCGATACGGGATGAACCCCGACGACCTGCGCAAGGCCGACGCGATCGAGATCGTGCTCGGCCAGGGTGCCAAACCGGGCGGCGGGGGAATGCTGCTGGGACAGAAGATCTCCGAGCGTGTGGCGGGCATGCGTACCCTGCCGCAGGGAATCGACCAGCGCAGCGCGTGCCGTCACCCCGACTGGACCGGACCGGACGACCTGGCGATCAAGATCAACGAGTTGCGCGAGATCACCGACTGGGAGAAGCCGATCTATGTGAAGGTCGGCGCCACCCGCACGTATTACGACGTGAAACTCGCGGTGCATTCCGGCGCCGACGTCGTCGTGGTCGACGGGATGCAGGGCGGAACTGCGGCGACCCAGGACGTCTTCATCGAGCACGTCGGCATCCCGACCCTCGCCGCCATCCCGCAGGCGGTGCAGGCCCTGCAGGAGTTGGGTGTTCACCGAGAGGTCCAACTCATCGTGTCGGGCGGAATCCGCAACGGCGCCGATGTCGCCAAGGCGATGGCCCTCGGTGCCGACGCCGTCGCCATCGGCACCGCAGCGCTGATCGCGTTGGGCGACAACGATCCCCGATACGCCGCGGAGTACGAGGCGCTGGGATCGGCCGCCGGTTTCTACGACGACTTCCAGGACGGGCGCGATCCCGCGGGCATCAGCACGCAGGACCCGGAACTCTCGGCGCGTTTCGACCCAGTCCTCGGCGGAAAGCGCCTGGCGAACTTCTTGCGCGTGATGACGATGGAGGCCCAGACGATCGCCCGTGCGTGCGGCAAAGCGCACCTGCAGCATCTGGAGCCCGAAGATCTCGTCGCCATCTCGATCGAGGCGTCGGCGATGGCCCGCGTTCCGCTCGCCGGGACGAGTTGGATTCCGGGGGCGGGCCTGTGA
- a CDS encoding protein glxC: MDSMTAEFPSTPTVPASNDTAKAETMNPNHTFDLAETPLREINSMLHGDISGEIVIDNPAGAHSVAAGVNLPVKITINGHVGYYAAGMNQQAEVTINGNAGTGVAENMMSGSVIVKGNASQSAGATAHGGLLVVEGDAAARCGISMKGVDIVVGGNVGHNSAFMAQAGRLVVRGDAGDGLGDSIYETRIYVRGEVASLGADCIAKPMRAEHLEELAGLLKAAGFGDDDPRDYTRYGSARELYHFKVDNTSAY, translated from the coding sequence ATGGACTCGATGACCGCCGAGTTTCCCTCCACCCCTACCGTTCCCGCCTCGAACGACACGGCGAAAGCTGAGACGATGAACCCCAATCACACCTTCGACCTCGCCGAAACCCCGTTGCGCGAGATCAACTCGATGCTGCACGGGGACATCTCCGGCGAGATCGTCATCGACAACCCGGCCGGAGCCCACAGCGTCGCCGCGGGAGTCAACCTGCCGGTGAAGATCACGATCAACGGCCACGTCGGCTACTACGCCGCGGGCATGAACCAGCAGGCCGAGGTCACGATCAACGGCAACGCCGGCACCGGCGTCGCCGAGAACATGATGAGCGGCAGTGTGATCGTGAAGGGCAACGCCTCGCAGTCGGCCGGCGCCACCGCGCACGGTGGACTCCTCGTAGTCGAGGGCGATGCCGCGGCACGCTGCGGCATCTCGATGAAGGGCGTCGACATCGTCGTCGGCGGAAACGTCGGGCACAACAGCGCTTTCATGGCTCAGGCGGGCCGCTTGGTCGTCCGCGGCGACGCCGGCGACGGTCTCGGCGACTCGATCTACGAGACCCGCATCTACGTGCGCGGCGAGGTCGCCTCGCTGGGTGCCGATTGCATCGCCAAACCGATGCGCGCCGAGCACCTCGAGGAACTGGCCGGGTTGCTCAAGGCCGCCGGTTTCGGCGACGACGACCCCCGCGACTACACCCGCTACGGCTCCGCCCGCGAGCTCTACCACTTCAAGGTCGACAACACCTCCGCGTACTGA
- a CDS encoding glutamine amidotransferase, whose protein sequence is MCGIVGLHLRNPDLHPRLGEMLAGMLGEMQDRGADSAGIAVYGNPTWAPSGHGCISLLELDVLPDEVSTTLSAALGVPVAAQTIDVTLVASAPAPADELLAAARAAYPQALVAGFGSDLTVLKGVGAPRDLTESWGLAAASGWQGVGHTRMATESAVTSSGAHPFAVGPEQCLVHNGSFANHATIRRELRAAGVEFDSENDTEVGARFVAHQLAAGKDVETALKEVCANFDGFYTLLVSNRDSFAVVRDAIACKPAVIAETDDWVAMASEYRALAKLPGVENARIWEPEPEVVYAWTR, encoded by the coding sequence ATGTGCGGAATCGTCGGGCTGCACCTGCGCAACCCTGACCTTCACCCCCGGTTGGGCGAGATGCTCGCCGGGATGCTCGGCGAGATGCAAGACCGTGGCGCGGATTCGGCGGGTATCGCCGTCTACGGCAACCCCACGTGGGCACCGTCCGGACACGGCTGCATCTCCCTCCTCGAACTCGACGTTCTTCCCGACGAGGTGTCCACGACGCTGAGCGCGGCCCTCGGGGTGCCGGTCGCGGCACAGACGATCGACGTGACGCTGGTGGCCTCCGCCCCGGCGCCGGCCGACGAGCTGCTGGCCGCCGCCCGGGCCGCATACCCGCAGGCCCTGGTGGCCGGTTTCGGGTCGGACCTGACCGTCCTCAAGGGCGTCGGCGCACCCCGTGACCTGACCGAATCCTGGGGCCTGGCCGCGGCGTCGGGATGGCAGGGCGTCGGGCACACCCGGATGGCGACCGAATCGGCGGTCACCTCCTCGGGCGCACATCCGTTTGCGGTCGGCCCCGAACAGTGCCTGGTCCACAACGGTTCGTTTGCGAATCACGCGACCATCCGGCGTGAACTGCGCGCTGCCGGAGTGGAATTCGACAGTGAGAACGACACGGAGGTCGGGGCGCGCTTCGTCGCACACCAGCTTGCGGCGGGCAAGGACGTGGAAACAGCACTGAAAGAGGTCTGCGCGAACTTCGACGGTTTCTACACGTTGCTGGTGTCGAATCGCGATTCGTTCGCGGTGGTGCGCGACGCCATCGCATGCAAACCGGCCGTGATCGCCGAGACCGACGACTGGGTGGCCATGGCGAGTGAGTACCGCGCACTGGCCAAACTGCCCGGCGTGGAGAACGCCCGCATCTGGGAGCCCGAGCCGGAGGTCGTCTACGCATGGACTCGATGA
- the glnT gene encoding type III glutamate--ammonia ligase: MMTTTETTTGELADLCATHGTKFILAMFVDLRGKPCAKLVPVEAVDELATEGVGFAGYAVGAIGQEPKDPDLIAIPDVRSFLPIPFIKEGLAVVQCDPHVEGKPWPFAPRNILKALIAQTADAGFEPWVGAEVEYFLLKRAADGSLVTADAADDSDQPCYDVRGLTRMYDHLTTVSTAMNQLGWSNYANDHEDGNGQFEQNFAYSDALTTADRVVTLRYLLSALAAEKGMIATFMPKPFAERTGSGLHFHLSLTQAGDPVFPQVTDDERGLGLSETAYGFIGGILEHAPALQAVIAPTVNSYKRTGATATRSGASWAPRRATYGGNDRTHYIRVPDEQRVELRGGDGSANPYLAVAALLGAGLDGIKRSLDPGAVGNCPGHIAELPLTLLHAVEALEADGVVAGTLDAALPEDWPEDEQRVSAYFAGLKRDEFFDWHAAVTPWEVDKYLTAF, from the coding sequence ATGATGACAACCACCGAGACAACGACCGGCGAACTCGCCGATCTCTGCGCGACGCACGGCACCAAGTTCATCCTCGCGATGTTCGTCGACCTCCGCGGCAAGCCCTGCGCCAAACTGGTGCCGGTGGAAGCGGTGGACGAATTGGCCACCGAGGGCGTAGGTTTCGCCGGATATGCGGTCGGCGCGATCGGCCAGGAGCCGAAGGATCCCGATCTCATCGCGATCCCCGATGTCCGGTCCTTCCTGCCCATCCCGTTCATCAAGGAGGGCCTCGCGGTCGTTCAGTGCGATCCCCATGTCGAGGGCAAGCCGTGGCCGTTCGCGCCCCGGAACATCCTCAAGGCGCTCATCGCGCAGACCGCGGACGCGGGTTTCGAGCCGTGGGTCGGGGCCGAGGTCGAGTACTTCCTCCTGAAACGGGCCGCCGACGGCTCGCTGGTGACCGCCGACGCCGCCGATGATTCCGACCAGCCGTGCTACGACGTCCGCGGTCTCACCCGGATGTACGACCACCTCACCACCGTGTCCACCGCGATGAACCAACTCGGCTGGAGCAACTACGCCAACGACCACGAGGACGGGAACGGCCAGTTCGAGCAGAACTTCGCCTACTCCGACGCGCTCACGACCGCCGACCGCGTCGTCACGCTCCGGTACCTGCTCTCCGCCCTGGCTGCGGAGAAGGGCATGATCGCGACCTTCATGCCGAAACCCTTCGCAGAGCGCACCGGGTCGGGTCTGCACTTCCACCTGTCCCTCACGCAGGCGGGCGACCCGGTGTTCCCGCAGGTCACCGACGACGAGCGAGGACTGGGGTTGTCGGAGACGGCGTACGGGTTCATCGGCGGGATTCTGGAACACGCACCCGCGCTCCAAGCCGTGATCGCACCGACGGTCAACTCCTACAAGCGAACCGGTGCGACGGCGACGCGCTCGGGTGCGTCCTGGGCCCCGCGGCGGGCCACCTATGGCGGCAACGACCGCACCCACTACATCCGGGTGCCCGACGAGCAGCGCGTGGAGCTCCGTGGCGGTGACGGGTCGGCGAATCCGTACCTGGCCGTCGCCGCGCTGCTCGGTGCGGGACTCGACGGCATCAAGCGGAGTCTGGACCCGGGCGCCGTCGGCAACTGCCCCGGCCACATCGCCGAACTCCCGCTCACCCTCCTGCACGCGGTGGAGGCGCTGGAGGCCGACGGGGTCGTCGCCGGCACGCTCGACGCCGCGCTTCCCGAGGACTGGCCCGAGGACGAGCAGCGGGTCTCGGCATACTTCGCCGGACTCAAACGCGACGAGTTCTTCGACTGGCACGCGGCGGTCACGCCGTGGGAGGTCGACAAGTACCTGACGGCGTTCTGA
- a CDS encoding ammonium transporter — translation MEPILAANADLAWMLAAFVFVLLMFPGLAFFYGGMVGSKNVLNIMTMVMSTLAITAVLYVVIGHGLVSGPSVGGWGLIGNPTDYIGLTNWLTDDASGATQTLYFAAWFILFAAITIAIVASGAAGRMKFSAWLVFAPIWLIVVYFPVAHWVFAADVDDNYSGGFLLNDLEIVDYAGGTAVHMNAGVAALALAVVLGARKRRMERPHNVPMTIMGGGILFFGWFGFNGSCALGANFLAHVILNTLLAGSAGMIGFAIIEKWREGHVTSLGMITGTVAGLVGITPAASSMAPLGALLVGIFAAAVVAFLLSFKSKLKIDETLDAFAVHGIGGIVGTICIVLFATEAAPAGVQGILFGGPVDIVWRELAGIVITCTYSFVMTWLIAKGLDKLIGMRVDEETEMVGLDTAVHAETAYEIPAASVGHAGGLATMSPARAADKVEEAMPPSTPASAPPAGV, via the coding sequence ATGGAACCCATACTCGCCGCCAATGCCGACCTGGCATGGATGCTGGCGGCCTTCGTCTTCGTCCTGCTGATGTTCCCGGGCCTGGCCTTCTTCTACGGAGGCATGGTCGGATCGAAGAACGTCCTCAACATCATGACGATGGTCATGTCCACCCTGGCGATCACGGCGGTCCTGTACGTCGTGATCGGGCACGGCCTGGTGTCCGGTCCGTCGGTGGGCGGGTGGGGCCTCATCGGCAACCCGACCGACTACATCGGCCTGACCAACTGGCTCACCGACGACGCTTCCGGCGCCACCCAGACGCTCTACTTCGCAGCCTGGTTCATCCTGTTCGCGGCCATCACGATCGCGATCGTCGCCAGCGGCGCGGCGGGCCGGATGAAGTTCTCGGCGTGGCTGGTCTTCGCGCCGATCTGGCTCATCGTGGTGTACTTCCCGGTCGCCCACTGGGTCTTCGCGGCCGACGTCGACGACAACTACAGCGGCGGGTTCCTGCTGAACGACCTCGAGATCGTCGACTACGCAGGCGGCACCGCCGTCCACATGAATGCCGGTGTCGCGGCCCTTGCCCTCGCGGTGGTGCTCGGTGCGCGCAAGCGGCGGATGGAGCGCCCGCACAACGTGCCGATGACGATCATGGGCGGCGGCATCCTGTTCTTCGGCTGGTTCGGGTTCAACGGCAGTTGCGCGCTCGGCGCCAACTTCCTCGCGCACGTCATCCTGAACACCCTGCTGGCCGGTTCGGCGGGCATGATCGGGTTCGCGATCATCGAGAAGTGGCGCGAGGGGCACGTCACCTCGCTCGGCATGATCACCGGCACCGTCGCGGGCCTCGTCGGGATCACCCCGGCGGCCAGCAGCATGGCACCGCTCGGTGCGCTGCTCGTGGGCATCTTCGCCGCGGCGGTCGTGGCGTTCCTGCTGAGCTTCAAGAGCAAGCTCAAGATCGACGAGACGCTGGATGCCTTCGCCGTGCACGGCATCGGCGGGATCGTCGGAACCATCTGCATCGTGCTCTTCGCCACCGAGGCCGCGCCGGCCGGTGTCCAGGGGATCTTGTTCGGCGGTCCGGTGGACATCGTCTGGCGTGAGCTCGCCGGCATCGTCATCACCTGCACGTACTCGTTCGTGATGACCTGGCTGATCGCCAAGGGACTCGACAAGCTCATCGGCATGCGCGTCGACGAGGAGACCGAGATGGTCGGCCTCGACACCGCGGTCCACGCGGAGACGGCGTACGAGATCCCCGCCGCCTCGGTCGGTCACGCCGGCGGACTCGCGACCATGTCGCCGGCCCGTGCCGCGGACAAGGTGGAGGAGGCGATGCCGCCGTCGACTCCGGCCTCGGCGCCACCGGCCGGGGTCTGA
- a CDS encoding heme-dependent oxidative N-demethylase family protein — protein sequence MSIESFPTRRVDHLTNLPWPFPDEMEEFSYSVNVEPARIPRPTRAGEWGRHLVDLGGAEYPEIMAERRRILDADPTRVRVRPGMELASWDLLLYYLRDLGHAYPAAMELTEHGDGRFRWCNRLLGTDQEFVLGDPATLPYGPMEFLAREVPDDLLLVTERDGHLYFDAGVVTFAAAWSVSFDVGMDMYEIHAPVPRMLREGIVARAEQFLRRLPADQVYRRVNWTLSASDSHKLDVSLEELPEWAADVAGMIADGDFGRARLRIELEHFVRLPMSGAVTFNIRTFMASLEDVKRIPEWAGQLATVIETLGEDIAAYKGFLDYRDNVVAYLRGQSRP from the coding sequence GTGAGCATCGAATCGTTCCCGACCCGTCGGGTCGACCACCTGACGAACCTGCCGTGGCCGTTTCCGGACGAAATGGAGGAGTTCTCCTACAGCGTGAACGTCGAACCGGCACGCATCCCGCGTCCGACCCGGGCCGGCGAATGGGGCAGGCACCTCGTCGATCTCGGCGGCGCCGAGTATCCGGAGATCATGGCCGAGCGACGGCGGATCCTCGACGCCGATCCGACACGCGTCCGTGTGCGCCCGGGGATGGAACTGGCCTCCTGGGATCTGCTGTTGTACTACCTGCGCGATCTCGGTCACGCCTACCCCGCGGCGATGGAGCTCACCGAACACGGTGACGGTCGATTCCGTTGGTGCAACCGGCTTCTGGGTACGGATCAGGAGTTCGTCCTGGGTGATCCGGCCACCCTTCCCTACGGCCCCATGGAATTCCTGGCGCGTGAGGTACCCGACGACCTGCTGCTCGTCACCGAACGCGACGGGCACCTGTACTTCGACGCCGGCGTGGTCACCTTCGCCGCCGCGTGGTCGGTGTCCTTCGACGTCGGGATGGACATGTACGAGATCCACGCGCCCGTTCCCCGCATGCTCCGCGAAGGCATCGTCGCCCGCGCCGAACAGTTCCTGCGGAGGCTACCCGCAGACCAGGTGTACCGCAGGGTGAACTGGACGCTGTCGGCGTCGGACTCCCACAAACTCGACGTCAGCCTCGAGGAGCTGCCGGAGTGGGCGGCCGACGTCGCGGGCATGATCGCCGACGGCGATTTCGGTCGCGCGCGACTGCGCATCGAGCTGGAACACTTCGTCCGGTTGCCGATGTCGGGTGCGGTGACGTTCAATATCCGGACATTCATGGCCTCGCTCGAGGACGTGAAGCGCATACCCGAGTGGGCCGGTCAATTGGCGACCGTCATCGAGACGCTCGGCGAGGACATCGCCGCCTACAAGGGTTTTCTCGACTATCGCGACAACGTCGTCGCATACCTCCGCGGTCAAAGTCGCCCGTGA
- a CDS encoding PDR/VanB family oxidoreductase, translating into MTAVAVGQYPAHLHPAYATGPRPMRVMSVRQLTDEVTHFRFGPVDDAHAVLTAYQPGSHLIISAGGQRNAYSLVDDGMYPTSYGISVLRRGAGGGSDWLHDNLVVDAVIEIEGPRSMFPPVLDQRGALLIAGGIGVTPVLSHARALARDGRRADIVYSYRRGCGAHTEDLRALAMQPSVTLHEVSGAAATMRVIAERLRAQPLGTHAYACGPTSLLEAYTRLAEDAGWPSARVHLERFTAPEQDPGDPFTVTVASSGLRIDVPPGVSLLQRLLDNGVPVPSLCRQGVCGECRIPVRSGRIEHRDFVLTDDEKTVGDAMLCCVSRGQDIEVDL; encoded by the coding sequence ATGACCGCGGTCGCCGTAGGGCAGTACCCGGCCCACCTTCATCCGGCCTATGCCACCGGTCCGCGACCGATGCGTGTCATGTCCGTGCGACAACTCACCGACGAGGTCACGCATTTCCGGTTCGGCCCCGTCGACGACGCCCACGCGGTCCTGACCGCGTACCAGCCGGGCAGCCATCTCATCATCTCGGCCGGCGGACAGCGGAATGCCTACTCGCTCGTCGACGACGGGATGTACCCGACCAGCTACGGCATCTCGGTGTTGCGACGTGGTGCGGGCGGTGGTTCGGATTGGTTGCACGACAACCTCGTCGTCGATGCCGTCATCGAGATCGAGGGTCCGCGTTCGATGTTCCCGCCGGTGCTCGATCAGCGCGGCGCATTGCTGATCGCGGGCGGAATCGGGGTCACGCCGGTGCTGTCGCACGCCCGTGCCCTCGCTCGGGACGGGCGTCGGGCCGACATCGTCTACTCCTATCGGCGTGGATGCGGTGCGCACACCGAGGACCTGCGGGCGCTCGCCATGCAACCCTCCGTGACGCTGCACGAGGTGTCCGGGGCCGCGGCCACCATGCGGGTGATCGCTGAGCGATTGCGGGCGCAGCCGCTCGGAACGCACGCCTATGCCTGTGGTCCCACGTCACTCCTGGAGGCGTACACGCGGCTCGCGGAGGACGCCGGATGGCCCAGCGCGCGAGTACATCTCGAACGTTTCACCGCCCCCGAACAGGATCCCGGCGATCCCTTCACCGTGACGGTGGCGTCTTCGGGCCTCCGCATCGACGTGCCACCGGGTGTGTCGCTGCTGCAGCGGTTGCTCGACAACGGCGTCCCGGTGCCGAGTCTGTGCCGCCAAGGCGTGTGCGGCGAATGCCGAATCCCGGTGCGAAGCGGCCGAATCGAGCACCGCGACTTCGTACTGACCGACGACGAGAAGACCGTGGGCGACGCCATGCTGTGTTGTGTCTCGCGCGGTCAGGACATCGAGGTGGACCTGTGA